In Anopheles arabiensis isolate DONGOLA chromosome 2, AaraD3, whole genome shotgun sequence, the genomic window ATTCCTTAACCTTTTGTCATAGAGAAACCTGTGCGGTCGGCTGTGGGGCGTTGGAAAGGATGGGTGGGTATACAATATGGAGCTCGGTTGGTGATTCTTCACACTCGGGTTTTTGGGAATGATTAGAGAGCGCTGGAATGGATGGATCGGTGGTACAGAACGGGCTTACCGTGTGAATGATAAAGGTTAAAAACCCTGGGCAAGCAATACTTTCGGCGTTCAATATCTGGTGTGGTTTTGGCCGGAGAAAACACACTTCATCTCGACCTGGACAGGCAGCCGAGCGGCGCAACCTATCTCGGGCATGGgctaatatttattcgaaGTTTACCGGCGCAAGTTTTCCAGCGATTGAGAGGAACGCCCTCTTCCCGTTCTCAGCACAAATGTGACGATTTAAAGCCTGCCGGAAGTGTATGGCTATATGTTATCGCTTGTtgtaataaattataattgGATTTGTTTGTCTTTCGGTGGGGGTGTACTTTGGTCGGTTTGGTTTAGTTTGGTGGACGGGATTAGATGAAGATTAGACCCCGGTCCCGGTGTGGTGTGGCCGATCTTTGCGAGGCCGAAAGTCACCGGCACTGGGCAGAGGACGGTGCGGTGATTCCGTTGCCATCACGTTGACAGGAGGGTTGAAATTAAGGCTCAGGTTTTTTCACTGGCTCGAAACTCTTAATACGCCCACCGCTGCCACCACCGACAAGCGATAGGAGAAGCTTCTCCTTCGCACTCACACCGCCAAACTTTGGCTCGAGTGTAATCGGTTCTATCGCGTAGAGAACGGGAGAGAAGGAGAGGGTATTAGCAAAGGGCACGGGTGATAAGCGGCGTCTTTGCGAAGGTTACCTTCAAAGTCACCGGTTCGCTCAAGGGTCAGCAGGTATTCACCGTCCACGGTGAGTACGGTTATGTACTCCACAATGCGATGCTTTATCACCTCAACCACACTATAAAGAAAAGGTATCACACACAACCATAAGGTTCACGCCTGGAGAAGTAATCTTCTCGACTCCAAAAACCCCTCACCTGTCGTGTATTTGCTGCACAATGTGATCCTTCATACTAGCATCCTCTTCGCTCGTACCATTGTCACTGTCCAAAAACTCACAGCTCGAAGTTCGCGTCGTGTTTGCACTATCGCCCGCAACAATTTCGAATGCCTGGCTGGGCCGGCCAACTTGTAGCACAATAATCGACGTACCCGTCGCCTCCAGCTGACTCGCTAATCGATCACAGTAGCCGCCGACGTCCAGCGTATCCAAGGGTACGGAGAACACTTGAAACACGCTGCCGAGTGTCATGCTAATGACACCGCCGAtcgacagcagcagtagcgcgAATATCTGCCAACGATACATCACGAGCGCGGCCAGCTAGGACTGATTGATCAAGCGGTTGCGCGCGTGGTGATATTTAAAGTCTCTCCACTTACCTCcactgtgtgcgcgcgcgccgtGGAATGCAAAAGGGGTTGAACTTGAAGCTCACGACGACTTTTACATACCGTGTGGAGTCAGCATCGGGCGTGCGTCTGAGTGTG contains:
- the LOC120896898 gene encoding uncharacterized protein LOC120896898 translates to MYRWQIFALLLLSIGGVISMTLGSVFQVFSVPLDTLDVGGYCDRLASQLEATGTSIIVLQVGRPSQAFEIVAGDSANTTRTSSCEFLDSDNGTSEEDASMKDHIVQQIHDSVVEVIKHRIVEYITVLTVDGEYLLTLERTGDFEEPITLEPKFGGVSAKEKLLLSLVGGGSGGRIKSFEPVKKPEP